The Phalacrocorax carbo chromosome 23, bPhaCar2.1, whole genome shotgun sequence genome includes a window with the following:
- the LOC135316966 gene encoding sperm-associated antigen 4 protein-like, with product MASARAQRRIPLPAQSKYERYLGSKGLISEGSAAAPLPWAEPLPGAAAPAAARPLPGGVLPRSGPPSPARRVPPERAGAGQANATGSPSGALPGAPPFRRGRRPRNPCVEVELVMVPSTSAPCSATQGPAKWRSKATGIARAVLSLAWHLAGALVSLWRHLLNTRIFARQKMGPQSKRFLKVVFLWLPVALAGAYCATSLPVWTTQAKGLIEELTRVSSANLKMLWNLPVLVAEETQKTRSLLEEVAQLRAQIRSLKEAQEVNQAASKKALGAYIEMSDWALESSGATIDTQRTSETYDCQENWGCRVLWFFHAAKPPETILQADVSPGNCWPFQGHQGQVVIRLPARVHLTAITVQHISKDVSPSGTVLSAPRDIAVFGVDADGEEETLLGTFTYDVAKESIQTFPLKNAPLPRAFPSVKLLVESNWGNPAYTCIYRVQVHGKMAQPESPR from the exons ATGGCGTCTGCCAGAGCCCAGCGTCG GATACCGCTACCGGCGCAGTCGAAGTACGAGCGTTACTTAGGAAGCAAAGGGCTCATTTCCGagggcagcgccgccgcccccctTCCCTGGGCTGAGCCCCTCCCCGGAGCCGCGGCGCCCGCGGCGGCGCGCCCGCTTCCGGGCGGGGTCCTTCCGCGCAGCGGGCCGCCGAGTCCCGCCCGCCGGGTCCCGCCCGAGCGCGCCGGCGCGGGTCAGGCGAACGCCACGGGCAGCCCTAGCGGGGCCCTGCCGGGCGCTCCGCCCTTccggcgcgggcggcggccgAG GAACCCGTGCGTGGAGGTGGAGCTGGTGATGGTCCCCTCCACCTcggctccctgctctgccacgcAAGGGCCTGCCAAGTGGCGCAGCAAGGCCACAGGGATTGCAA GGGCGGTCCTCAGCCTGGCTTGGCATCTGGCAGGTGCCCTTGTCTCCCTGTGGAGACATCTGCTGAACACACGCATCTTTGCCAG GCAAAAGATGGGCCCGCAGAGCAAGAGGTTCTTGAAAGTCGTCTTCCTGTGGCTCCCAGTGGCTCTGG CTGGTGCTTACTGCGCGACCTCGCTGCCGGTGTGGACAACGCAGGCAAAGGGACTGATAGAG GAGCTGACACGCGTGTCGTCGGCAAACCTGAAGATGCTGTG GAACTTGCCCGTTTTGGTGGCGGAGGAAACCCAAAAGACACGCTctctgctggaggaggtggctCAGCTGAGGGCACAGATCCGCAGTTTGAAG GAAGCTCAGGAAGTGAACCAGGCAGCGTCCAAGAAGGCTTTGGGTGCCTACATCGAGATGTCTGACTGGGCCCTGGAAAGCTCTG GTGCCACCATTGACACGCAGAGAACTTCCGAGACCTACGACTGCCAAGAGAATTGGGGCTGCAGGGTTTTATGGTTCTTCCACGCTGCCAAGCCTCCTGAGACTATTTTGCAG GCGGATGTTTCCCCAGGAAACTGCTGGCCTTTCCAAGGGCATCAGGGCCAGGTGGTCATCAGGTTGCCAGCACGAGTCCATCTGACTGCCATAACTGTGCAGCACATCTCCAAAGACGTGTCTCCATCTGGGACCGTCCTCAGCGCCCCCAGAGACATCGCTGTCTTT GGAGTGGATGCGGACGGAGAAGAGGAAACTCTCCTTGGGACGTTCACGTACGACGTGGCAAAAGAGTCTATTCAGACCTTCCCTCTGAAG AACGCGCCGCTTCCCAGAGCCTTTCCGTCTGTCAAACTGCTTGTGGAGAGCAACTGGGGAAACCCAGCGTACACCTGCATTTATCGAGTGCAGGTTCATGGGAAGATGGCGCAACCAGAGAGCCCCAGGTGa
- the LOC135316925 gene encoding voltage-dependent L-type calcium channel subunit alpha-1S-like yields the protein MTAYGAFLHKGSFCRNSFNILDLLVVAVSLISMGIESSAISVVKILRVLRVLRPLRAINRAKGLKHVVQCVFVAIKTIGNIVVVTTLLQFMFACIGVQLFKGKFYRCTDPSKVTEKECRGYFISYVDGDPTQIELQKRVWLHSNFHFDSVFSAMMWLFTVSTFEGWPE from the exons ATGACAGCCTATGGTGCTTTCCTGCACAAAGGCTCCTTCTGCAGGAACTCTTTCAATATCCTCGATTTACTGGTGGTCGCTGTCTCCCTCATCTCCATGGGAATCGA GTCCAGTGCCATCTCAGTGGTGAAGATTCTCCGGGTGCTGAGGGTACTGAGGCCTCTGCGAGCCATTAACAGGGCAAAGGGGCTGAAG CACGTGGTCCAGTGCGTGTTCGTGGCCATCAAGACTATCGGTAACATTGTGGTCGTCACAACGTTGCTGCAGTTCATGTTTGCCTGCATCGgggtccagctcttcaag GGCAAGTTCTATAGATGCACAGATCCATCCAAGGTGACGGAGAAGGAGTGCAG GGGTTATTTCATCAGCTACGTGGACGGGGACCCCACACAGATTGAGCTACAGAAGCGTGTCTGGTTGCACAGCAACTTCCACTTCGACAGCGTCTTCTCAGCCATGATGTGGCTTTTCACTGTCTCCACCTTCGAGGGCTGGCCAGAGTGA